GTTCCCACAGGCGCAGTTCACGCATTTTCTTGCGGCGTTCGCGCTGCAACGCCTTGCACACCAGCGGCATATCCTTGGCGTACCCCCACTTCACCCGGTACTCGTCCGGCGTCAGGCCGAATTTGGCCAGATGCTTGCGGGTCAGTATCTTAAACGGCTTGCCGGATTCCAGGCAGGTGATGGTCCGTTCCTTGACGGCCTTCTTGGCGTCGGCCGCCGTGCTGCCGGGTACTGCGGCATCAAGGTCCATGCTCCGTATGGTGGCCGACAATTTGGCCACCAGGGACCGGATTTCCTCTCCGCCCATATTACGGACCTTGGCCTGGGCCTTCACGATTTCCAATGCCAGGGACAAATGCTCTTCCATGGGTAGTCCTCCAAACTGCGAGATAGATCGGGTGCGAAAACACAACACCCCCATGTCAGGCATGTCGCCTGTCAGCGAAAAAGGTTGCAGGCGAAGAGATGACAAAATATTCAGGAGAGAAATATGTTCGCAAAGGAACCTGCATGAACCTGACGTTGCGCCCGGCGGCAATCGCCGCTGTCCTGCTGGCAACCGGCCTGGGACTGGCCGGCTGCGGCAAATCCTACGTCAACTCCAACATCATCGACCAGTCCCAGGCCAAGGCCCGCCTCGCCCAGGACAAGGAACTCTGCAAAGCCGAAGCCAACAGCGACGTGCCGCCCACCTTTGGGCTGGACCGGTTCGAGTACGACCCCACCATCGAGGCCCAGGCCACGCGCTGGGTGGCCAACGTGGCCGAAGACGACGCCAACCAGGATGCCTTTACCAAGTGCATGCGGATGCGCGGCTGGCGGTACCGCTAGAACGCGAAGAGGCAGAGGCCTCCGGCGGCCAAAGGGACTGCGTCCCTTTGGAATCCCCCCTGGGGGGAGTTTGATTTGACTGTGGACGCTGCCAGATCGGTGGGCGGAAGTCCGGCAAGAAAAGAGGGGAAAAGAGGCGGGAGCGTCACAGGCGGCGCTTGGCCTTGATGAGAACCACCGTTGCCGGGGGTCGGGAGATAATCCCCCAGGACCCCGGCAATGGAAGAAGTTGTCGAGGAATTCTTGGCGTTGGCTGGCAAGCCGGCCGGTTGTGGATCGGGACAAACCGTCGTTTGCGCGTAACGAGCGGCGGCGCTGTTCCGGCAGCCGGACCTGAAGCCCCCGGCAAGGGGAAAAGAGCGCCATTGGAAACCCACAGTACTGTGTGTTGTAGTGGGTGCAGGCTCGTCGCCGGAACAACGCTTGTTTCGTTAGTGGATCGCGCCGCTGGCCGGCGTGGCCGGATTGCCGGCAGTGGCCAGATTGGCGGCGAAGCGGGCCACGGCCGGGTCCTGCCGCCAGACGGTGAAAAGCCGCTCCCATTCAAGCAGAGGCAGCGCCTCGGCGTCGAGCATTTCCTCGTGGCCGGACAACCAGACCGAGAAAAGCTTGAGCATAAGGGCCAGGGGTTTGCCGTCAAAGGCCCGGGCTACCAGGCCAGGCGGGTAGGAGCCGCCTTCCATGGTGCGAAAGACAAATTCGGCCACGGACCGGCGCGAGGATTCCATGTCGATGGACTGGCCGTTGACGCCGGCCACGAACTCGCCCAGAACGGCATCCGCCCCCTTGAGCGCCTCAATCACCTCGGCCGGCACGTCGAGGAACACCACGCCCTCGTTCTCCATGGCGAAATAGAACCGAACCCAGTGTTCGGCCATAAAGACGCGGAATATTTCCTGACTGGCTCTTTCGATGTCGTCCATCGCTTCTCTCCTTGCGTATCGTTCGTGTCGTGTCCCGCCCGTTCCCGCATCCAAGCGTTGCGGGGGTCCGGGGGGATCATCCCCCCGGTGGGGTCCGGGGCAAAGCCCCGGCCGCCGGAGGCCTCTTTTCTCTTCTCTTCCTCTTCTACAGGCGCGAGCAGCGCACAAAATGTCCGGGCGCGACCTCGGCCAGGGGCGGGCTTTC
The window above is part of the Desulfovibrio sp. TomC genome. Proteins encoded here:
- a CDS encoding MucR family transcriptional regulator, which encodes MEEHLSLALEIVKAQAKVRNMGGEEIRSLVAKLSATIRSMDLDAAVPGSTAADAKKAVKERTITCLESGKPFKILTRKHLAKFGLTPDEYRVKWGYAKDMPLVCKALQRERRKKMRELRLWERRGQDQTAA